From the Lampris incognitus isolate fLamInc1 chromosome 6, fLamInc1.hap2, whole genome shotgun sequence genome, one window contains:
- the LOC130114003 gene encoding interleukin-17 receptor A, with amino-acid sequence MRTDAESFAAMLFVSAPLRILDNHLDCKHKTKVDKILSLQGSQINILDVANNESLCVCYAFKIESDLTPDRNKWTFSLDGVVVDPGRTYLVSVFNLPEPDIEHYRIYKWITIPGSLWDPKMTGAVSVDEGHKMMTITVGFDTSECSERYKVSLQIPGFTNSEVVTKENRTSLDVTFDLEIWQLLECDMFFVVQPFFIWCKNDCLHCNKTFNYCIHYTKPPPRTLLVKAMMGMATVGDPANKTDVENKPTCIQVQERKRVLIIHSLDHPLYKNIVLKLSAFLVAKCGTEVVLDLLDSARLGMLGSVRWLDWHREQIEGSADKILILCSRGVQAKWRAMCGGKQVFLREDLHSLMGDMLTPALTLMVPDFVRSASFEKYIVAYFEDVCSEDDIPSPFNITVRYKLMKQFEELFFRILDVEKHRPGRENRIKGLEEHEYHYCPWGRALRDAIEAFHSYQLENPCWFEDELLKETQLEKGENLSMNSINHCMLDSPSQDPNFMKTKQCNFNAYAMGEQHQIPASFGFAEDTQGHVSHPAWHYGLDS; translated from the exons ATGAGAAcagatgctgaaag TTTTGCTGCCATGCTGTTTGTGTCAGCCCCGCTCAGGATTCTTGACAATCATCTGGACTGCAAACACAAG ACAAAGGTGGACAAAA TCTTATCCCTGCAAGGATCACAGATAAACATTCTGGATGTAGCAAACAATGAAAGTTTGTGCGTGTGTTATGCTTTCAAGATTGAAAGTGACCTGACTCCTGACCGTAACAAG tggacGTTTTCATTGGATGGAGTGGTGGTAGATCCTGGGCGTACATATTTGGTGTCAGTCTTTAATTTACCAGAGCCTGATATTGAACATTACAGGATTTACAAATGGATCACTATACCAG GCAGCCTCTGGGATCCTAAAATGACTGGAGCAGTTTCGGTGGATGAAGGGCATAAAATGATGACCATCACAGTGGGCTTCGATACTTCTGAATGTTCTGAGAGATATAAAGTGTCACTTCAGATCCCTGGTTTCACCAACTCAGAGGTAGTCACAAAG GAGAACAGAACATCACTGGATGTGACCTTTGACCTGGAAATATGGCAGCTTTTGGAGTGTGATATGTTCTTTGTG GTTCAGCCATTTTTCATATGGTGCAAGAATGACTGTTTGCATTGCAACAAAACATTTAATTACTGCATAC ATTACACCAAGCCACCTCCACGCACTTTGCTGGTAAAAGCAATGATGGGAATGGCCACAGTTGGAG ATCCTGCAAACAAAACTGATGTGGAAAATAAACCCACGTGTATCCAAGTGCAGGAGAGAAAAAGAGTTCTCATCATCCACTCCCTCGACCACCCTTTGTACAAAAATATTGTTCTGAAGCTTTCAGCCTTCCTGGTGGCTAAATGCGGCACGGAGGTGGTCCTGGATCTGCTGGACTCTGCCAGGTTGGGAATGCTGGGCAGCGTCAGGTGGTTAGACTGGCACCGGGAACAAATTGAGGGATCCGCAGATAAGATACTGATCCTCTGCTCGCGGGGAGTGCAAGCCAAGTGGAGAGCCATGTGCGGAGGCAAACAGGTTTTTCTGAGAGAGGACCTTCACTCATTGATGGGTGACATGCTCACCCCGGCACTCACTCTCATGGTGCCTGATTTTGTGCGGTCTGCATCCTTTGAGAAATACATAGTGGCTTACTTTGAAGATGTCTGCTCTGAGGACGACATCCCCTCCCCATTCAACATTACTGTACGGTACAAGCTAATGAAACAGTTTGAGGAGCTCTTCTTTCGAATCCTGGACGTTGAAAAGCACAGGCCAGGCAGAGAGAACCGCATTAAAGGCCTTGAGGAGCATGAGTATCACTACTGTCCCTGGGGTCGAGCCTTGAGGGACGCCATAGAAGCTTTTCATTCATATCAGCTGGAGAATCCGTGTTGGTTTGAAGATGAACTGCTGAAGGAGACCCAGTTGGAAAAAGGCGAGAACTTGTCCATGAACTCCATTAACCACTGTATGCTTGACTCCCCATCCCAGGACCCCAACTTTATGAAAACAAAGCAGTGTAACTTCAATGCCTATGCCATGGGCGAACAACACCAAATCCCCGCCTCATTTGGGTTTGCTGAGGATACACAAGGCCATGTCTCTCATCCAGCTTGGCATTATGGCCTCGATTCATGA
- the zgc:136858 gene encoding uncharacterized protein zgc:136858: MVISFVDARVLHGLGLFPNGYLSSASTSPPDRPFRVHPSVSQAAAENRPVVALESTIITHGMPYPHNLRTAKQVEAIVRAEGATPATVGVIRGKVHVGLSPEELEYLARGETSLKVSRRDLPYVISKGLSGGTTVSGTMIAAHRAGIPVFVTGGIGGVHRDGENSLDISADLTELGRTPIAVVSAGIKSILDVGRTLEFLETQGVCVATYGTSRSFPAFFSPQSGFTSPYCVSNPREAAELIASTLSLGLQSGLLLAVPIPADHAPAGQLIEEAIQTAVAEASVKGVKGRDVTPFILENVNRLTKGKSLQANIALVHNNARVGSQIACALSERMNGRKLGHSRRHVGTPPSDSESNIVVIGGINVDFIAEGKTEKLIFGQTNPGRVYQSFGGVGRNVADSLSRLGHRPLFISAVGADSHSDAVLTYCKHMNMSGVATLEEHRTATYCAVISEGGELGLGLGDMDIHEQITEQYVAQFEKQLLSASLVCLDGNLPLTTIDYLCSVAKKCAINVWYEPTDSNKACKPFLSDSWKSLSYTSPNLAELCTMNRILGLPTPEDLPSSLDEVLSCALALSRPLLNNLHCVVVTLGAKGVLVCGEHEAGSVNLQPKKQRKRGRLCALHYPALTVPKEKTANVSGAGDSLAGGIMAGILGGRDTDSCVWMGLLAARLSLASPHPVAPILTMDSVDPSKIPTQTWPKPVFMWMD; the protein is encoded by the exons ATGGTCATCAGCTTCGTAGACGCGCGTGTTCTTCATGGTTTGGGCTTATTTCCGAATGGCTATCTCAGTTCGGCGTCAACCTCTCCCCCAGACAGGCCTTTCCGAGTTCACCCTTCGGTCTCGCAGGCGGCGGCGGAGAACAGGCCGGTGGTTGCTCTGGAGAGCACTATCATCACCCACGGCATGCCTTACCCACATAACCTCAG GACAGCAAAGCAGGTGGAGGCTATAGTGCGGGCGGAGGGAGCCACCCCAGCCACAGTCGGGGTGATTCGGGGCAAGGTCCACGTGGGTCTCTCCCCGGAAGAGCTTGAATATCTGGCCCGCGGCGAGACGTCGCTCAAAGTTTCCCGCCGTGATCTGCCCTACGTCATCAGCAAG GGTCTCTCGGGGGGCACCACTGTCTCTGGCACCATGATAGCTGCACATCGAGCTGGAATCCCTGTATTTGTCACGGGGGGCATCGGGGGAGTGCACAGGGATGGAGAGAATA GTCTGGATATCAGTGCCGATCTGACGGAGCTGGGCAGGACCCCCATCGCTGTGGTCTCTGCCGGGATCAAGTCCATTCTGGACGTCGGCCGCACCCTTGAGTTCCTC GAGacccagggtgtgtgtgtggccaccTATGGTACATCCAGAAGTTTCCCAGCATTTTTCTCTCCACAGAGCGGATTCACCTCCCCGTACTGCGTCAGCAATCCTCGGGAGGCAGCAGAGCTCATTG CGAGCACCCTGTCTTTGGGCCTCCAGAGCGGTCTTCTGCTGGCGGTGCCCATCCCAGCAGACCATGCACCGGCGGGTCAGCTGATAGAGGAGGCCATACAGACTGCTGTGGCGGAGGCCAG TGTTAAGGGCGTCAAAGGAAGAGACGTGACGCCTTTCATTCTTGAAAATGTCAACCGGCTAACTAAAGGAAAGTCCCTTCAGGCTA ACATAGCACTCGTTCATAACAATGCCAGGGTGGGTAGTCAGATAGCCTGCGCACTGTCGGAGCGGATGAATGGCAGGAAACTGGGACATAGTCGTCGGCATGTTGGAACGCCCCCTTCAGACTCGGAGTCAAATATT GTGGTGATAGGGGGAATTAATGTGGATTTTATCGCTGAAGGAAAAACGGAAAAGCTTATT tttggACAGACTAACCCAGGAAGAGTCTATCAGTCATTTGGTGGCGTGGGACGAAATGTTGCTG ATTCACTGAGTCGACTGGGCCATAGACCCCTGTTTATATCTGCTGTCGGGGCTGACTCTCACAGTGATGCGGTGCTGACCTACTGTAAACACATG AACATGAGCGGTGTTGCCACGCTGGAGGAGCACAGGACCGCGACTTACTGTGCGGTCATCAGTGAGGGTGGGGAACTCGGTCTGGGACTGGGCGACATGGACATTCATGAGCAAATCACAGAACAGTAT GTGGCGCAATTTGAGAAGCAGCTGTTGTCAGCCTCTCTCGTGTGTCTCGATGGCAACCTCCCCCTGACTACCATCGACTACCTTTGCTCTGTTGCAAAGAAGTGTGCGATCAATG TTTGGTACGAGCCGACCGATTCCAACAAGGCCTGCAAGCCCTTCCTGTCAGATTCCTGGAAGTCCCTGTCCTACACATCCCCCAACCTGGCAGAGTTGTGCACCATGAACAGGATCTTGGGCCTGCCCACGCCTGAAG ACCTGCCGAGCTCTCTTGATGAGGTGCTGAGCTGTGCGCTGGCTCTCTCCCGCCCCCTGCTGAACAACCTGCACTGTGTGGTGGTGACACTGGGGGCAAAGGGAGTGCTAGTGTGCGGCGAGCATGAGGCTGGATCAGTCAATCTGCAGCCAAAAAAACAGCGGAAG AGGGGTCGGCTGTGTGCACTCCACTACCCTGCTCTGACGGTCCCCAAAGAGAAGACGGCGAATGTCTCAGGAGCGGGAGATAG TCTTGCAGGTGGGATCATGGCCGGAATCCTGGGCGGTCGAGACACTGACAGCTGTGTATGGATGGGGCTCCTGGCTGCACGGCTCTCGCTCGCATCGCCACACCCTGTTGCCCCCATTCTTACCATGGACTCTGTGGACCCCAGTAAAATCCCGACTCAAACCTGGCCTAAACCTGTCTTCATGTGGATGGATTGA